From the genome of Spinacia oleracea cultivar Varoflay chromosome 2, BTI_SOV_V1, whole genome shotgun sequence, one region includes:
- the LOC110791720 gene encoding BTB/POZ domain-containing protein NPY2: MKFMKLGSKPDTFQSEDKHVRYVATELATDIVVNVGDVKFYLHKFPLLSKSYQLQKLVSTANEESSDELIITDIPGGPAAFEICAKFCYGMVVTLNAHNVIAARCAAEYLGMHETMEKGNLAYKIDVFLNSVIFRSWKDSIIVLQTTMCLFPWSEDLKLIFHCVEAIASRAVIDTSKVDWSYTYNRKKLPEENGTDPNWNGARNYKAVPNDWWVEDLCELEVDLYKRVIVSINSKGIICGEVIGEALKAYVYRQFPGLIKGVTRSSDLTKYRSTVDTIIYLLPDEKGCVSSSFLLKVLKAAILVDCSEELKKDLIKKIGHQLEQASVSDLLIRAPEGDSLKYDIDVVLNIVHEFFIRDQSSEIESLEANEAQEFNKPGILSEASKLMVAKLIDAYLTEIARDENLPVSKFVELVEMVSCISRPGHDGLYRAIDMYLKEHPGISKSERKRICRYMDCKKLSVDACMHAVQNERLPMRVIVQVLFFEQVRAAATSGTSTPDLPKSIRDLNSGSMRSSRSTPNADEDWDAVATAEELKALKGELAALKLERRRSDKFVEGRPSSVEKTALNKVKGLLMTKKIFSKLLSTKSGNADTSGSDSSETPSTANNPEDSKSTSSANRRISVS, from the exons ATGAAGTTTATGAAACTTGGATCAAAGCCAGATACATTTCAAAGTGAGGATAAACATGTCAG GTATGTGGCCACAGAGCTGGCTACTGACATTGTTGTCAATGTTGGAGATGTAAAGTTTTATCTGCACAAG TTCCCTCTACTCTCAAAGAGTTATCAGCTGCAAAAGTTGGTTTCAACAGCAAATGAAGAGAGCAGCGATGAACTGATAATCACGGACATCCCTGGAGGGCCTGCCGCCTTTGAAATTTGTGCCAAGTTCTGTTATGGAATGGTTGTTACCTTAAATGCTCACAATGTCATTGCTGCTCGCTGTGCGGCTGAATACTTGGGGATGCATGAAACTATGGAGAAAGGTAACCTTGCATACAAAATTGATGTCTTTCTAAACTCTGTTATTTTTCGAAGCTGGAAAGACTCTATCATAGTTCTACAGACAACTATGTGTTTGTTCCCATGGTCTGAGGATTTGAAGTTGATTTTTCACTGCGTTGAGGCTATTGCTTCCAGAGCTGTAATTGACACTTCCAAGGTGGACTGGTCCTACACGTATAACCGGAAGAAGCTTCCAGAGGAAAATGGAACTGATCCAAATTGGAATGGTGCTAGAAACTACAAAGCGGTGCCAAACGACTGGTGGGTTGAAGACTTGTGTGAGCTTGAGGTTGATTTATATAAAAGGGTTATAGTCAGTATCAATAGCAAAGGCATTATTTGTGGTGAAGTTATTGGAGAAGCTCTGAAAGCTTATGTGTATCGACAATTTCCTGGTCTCATCAAGGGTGTTACCCGATCCAGTGATTTGACAAAATATCGATCCACTGTTGATACCATCATTTATCTGCTCCCTGATGAGAAAGGCTGTGTTTCATCTAGTTTTTTACTCAAAGTGTTAAAAGCAGCTATACTAGTGGACTGTAGTGAAGAGTTGAAAAAAGATTTAATCAAGAAAATAGGACACCAACTAGAGCAAGCCTCTGTCAGCGATCTTTTAATAAGAGCACCAGAAGGAGATTCTTTAAAGTATGACATTGATGTTGTATTGAACATAGTGCATGAGTTTTTCATCCGGGATCAAAGTTCTGAAATTGAATCACTGGAAGCCAATGAGGCTCAGGAATTTAATAAACCAGGGATATTGTCCGAAGCATCAAAGCTAATGGTGGCCAAATTAATTGATGCATACCTTACTGAAATTGCAAGAGATGAGAATCTGCCTGTATCGAAGTTTGTTGAACTGGTGGAGATGGTATCATGCATCTCAAGGCCTGGACATGATGGGCTTTATCGTGCCATTGACATGTACCTCAAG GAACACCCTGGAATCAGCAAGAGTGAGAGGAAGAGGATATGTCGGTACATGGACTGCAAGAAGTTATCAGTAGATGCATGCATGCATGCAGTGCAGAATGAAAGGCTCCCAATGAGGGTGATTGTCCAAGTGCTTTTCTTTGAGCAGGTACGTGCTGCAGCTACATCTGGGACCAGCACACCTGACCTACCAAAGAGCATCAGGGACTTAAACAGCGGCTCAATGAGGAGTTCAAGATCAACACCTAATGCAGATGAAGATTGGGACGCAGTGGCTACAGCCGAGGAATTGAAGGCCTTAAAGGGTGAGTTAGCCGCTTTGAAATTAGAGCGGAGAAGAAGTGACAAATTTGTAGAAGGTAGACCTAGTAGTGTTGAAAAGACTGCCCTCAATAAAGTCAAGGGATTGCTCATGACAAAGAAGATATTTTCAAAGCTTTTGTCAACCAAAAGTGGTAATGCTGATACAAGCGGCTCAGATTCATCTGAAACTCCCAGTACTGCGAATAATCCTGAAGATTCTAAATCCACGTCTTCCGCAAATAGGAGGATTTCAGTTTCTTAG